Proteins found in one Zea mays cultivar B73 chromosome 1, Zm-B73-REFERENCE-NAM-5.0, whole genome shotgun sequence genomic segment:
- the LOC100274446 gene encoding Suppressor of SWI4 1 — protein sequence MRQPRSGPGKRRGRGPRIPAATLQKQKTALANVDQITGAKIPKSFVFSRGKLPSTLRHLQQDLRKVMLPYTALNLKEKKRNNLKDFVNVAGPMGVTHFLILSNPQSLPHLRFAKSPQGPTFTFQIEEYSLAADIANSQKRPRCPPGIFKNSPLVVLGGLTGLGNPFRSLVEYFQHMFPSVDPTTVKLATCQRILLLKHDKEKDVIEFRHYSIKLQPVGVSRRIRKLMQNNQVPDLGEFEDVSEFVKKAGYGSESEADDEAAMVSLPSDIDKLNRASRKSAVRLQEIGPRMTMRLVKVEAGLCSGDVLYPWPVEKEVVGKKGTETGEVEGQEDDSEATDESEDEMV from the exons ATGCGCCAGCCACGGTCCGGGCCGGGGAAGAGGCGGGGCCGCGGTCCGCGCATCCCTGCGGCGACGCTTCAGAAGCAGAAAACGGCGTTGGCGAACGTCGACCAGATCACCGGCGCCAAGATTCCGAAGAGCTTCGTATTCTCCCGCGGTAAACTCCCCTCCACGCTTCGCCATCTTCAGCAGGACCTCCGCAAGGTCATGCTCCCCTACACTGCTCTCAATCTCAAG GAGAAGAAACGAAATAACCTCAAGGATTTTGTCAATGTTGCCGGCCCGATGGGTGTGACACATTTCTTAATCCTCTCAAACCCTCAAAGCCTGCCACATTTGCGCTTTGCCAAATCACCGCAGGGCCCAACATTCACATTTCAGATAGAGGAGTACTCACTTGCGGCGGACATTGCAAACTCTCAGAAGCGCCCAAGGTGCCCACCAGGGATATTCAAAAACTCACCACTG GTTGTACTTGGTGGGTTGACAGGTCTCGGCAACCCTTTCAGGAGTTTGGTCGAATACTTCCAACATATGTTCCCTTCCGTTGACCCAACCACT GTCAAGCTGGCAACATGCCAAAGGATTCTGTTGTTAAAACATGATAAAGAGAAGGATGTTATTGAATTCCGGCATTACTCCATCAAGCTCCAGCCTGTTGGGGTCAGTCGCAGGATTAGAAAGCTCATGCAAAACAATCAAGTGCCTGATCTAGGAGAATTTGAAGATGTTAGTGAGTTTGTGAAAAA AGCTGGGTATGGATCAGAAAGTGAAGCAGACGATGAAGCAGCAATGGTAAGCTTGCCAAGTGACATTGACAAATTAAACCGGGCATCCAGAAAAAGCGCTGTCAGACTCCAGGAGATTGGACCAAGGATGACTATGCGCCTAGTTAAAGTTGAAGCTGGGCTATGTTCAGGAGATGTCTTATACCCATGGCCTG TGGAAAAGGAAGTGGTGGGAAAGAAAGGAACAGAAACTGGGGAAGTAGAAGGGCAAGAAGACGATTCTGAGGCCACAGATGAGTCCGAGGATGAGATGGTGTAG
- the LOC100274446 gene encoding suppressor of SWI4 1 isoform X1 encodes MLPYTALNLKEKKRNNLKDFVNVAGPMGVTHFLILSNPQSLPHLRFAKSPQGPTFTFQIEEYSLAADIANSQKRPRCPPGIFKNSPLVVLGGLTGLGNPFRSLVEYFQHMFPSVDPTTVKLATCQRILLLKHDKEKDVIEFRHYSIKLQPVGVSRRIRKLMQNNQVPDLGEFEDVSEFVKKAGYGSESEADDEAAMVSLPSDIDKLNRASRKSAVRLQEIGPRMTMRLVKVEAGLCSGDVLYPWPVEKEVVGKKGTETGEVEGQEDDSEATDESEDEMV; translated from the exons ATGCTCCCCTACACTGCTCTCAATCTCAAG GAGAAGAAACGAAATAACCTCAAGGATTTTGTCAATGTTGCCGGCCCGATGGGTGTGACACATTTCTTAATCCTCTCAAACCCTCAAAGCCTGCCACATTTGCGCTTTGCCAAATCACCGCAGGGCCCAACATTCACATTTCAGATAGAGGAGTACTCACTTGCGGCGGACATTGCAAACTCTCAGAAGCGCCCAAGGTGCCCACCAGGGATATTCAAAAACTCACCACTG GTTGTACTTGGTGGGTTGACAGGTCTCGGCAACCCTTTCAGGAGTTTGGTCGAATACTTCCAACATATGTTCCCTTCCGTTGACCCAACCACT GTCAAGCTGGCAACATGCCAAAGGATTCTGTTGTTAAAACATGATAAAGAGAAGGATGTTATTGAATTCCGGCATTACTCCATCAAGCTCCAGCCTGTTGGGGTCAGTCGCAGGATTAGAAAGCTCATGCAAAACAATCAAGTGCCTGATCTAGGAGAATTTGAAGATGTTAGTGAGTTTGTGAAAAA AGCTGGGTATGGATCAGAAAGTGAAGCAGACGATGAAGCAGCAATGGTAAGCTTGCCAAGTGACATTGACAAATTAAACCGGGCATCCAGAAAAAGCGCTGTCAGACTCCAGGAGATTGGACCAAGGATGACTATGCGCCTAGTTAAAGTTGAAGCTGGGCTATGTTCAGGAGATGTCTTATACCCATGGCCTG TGGAAAAGGAAGTGGTGGGAAAGAAAGGAACAGAAACTGGGGAAGTAGAAGGGCAAGAAGACGATTCTGAGGCCACAGATGAGTCCGAGGATGAGATGGTGTAG
- the LOC100277625 gene encoding uncharacterized protein LOC100277625: protein MAGAGDEYYYGGPGQRGAPHGLLLAVVVGLVVAGPLFLGGGGEALTEAVAELLSPVGLLLLPVCLLFLIRLLSSDRGAAALADAFAFGGSPDAVHRVGGSPVGVAFLLLLILALLYYRSSLFGGDGGDDE, encoded by the coding sequence ATGGCTGGCGCTGGGGACGAGTACTACTACGGCGGGCCGGGCCAGCGCGGCGCGCCCCACGGCCTGCTGCTGGCGGTGGTGGTGGGCCTCGTGGTGGCGGGCCCGCTGTTcctgggcggcggcggcgaggcgcTGACGGAAGCCGTGGCGGAGCTGCTGAGCCCGGTggggctcctcctcctccccgtgTGCCTGCTGTTCCTCATCCGCCTCCTCTCGTCCGACCGCGGCGCCGCGGCGCTCGCCGACGCCTTCGCCTTCGGCGGGTCCCCCGACGCCGTCCACCGCGTGGGAGGGTCCCCGGTCGGCGTCgcgttcttgctcctcctcatcctcgcgCTGCTCTACTACCGATCCTCGCTCttcggcggcgacggcggcgacgaCGAGTAG